From the genome of Glycine max cultivar Williams 82 chromosome 2, Glycine_max_v4.0, whole genome shotgun sequence, one region includes:
- the LOC113000453 gene encoding uncharacterized mitochondrial protein AtMg00810-like, producing the protein MVYVDDIVITGNDTTKIVQLKEHLFSHFHTKDLGSLKYFLGIEVAQSGDGIVISQRKYALDILEETGMQNCRPVESPMDPNLKLMADQSEAYPDPERYRRLVGKLIYLTITRPDISFAVGVVGQFMQNPHLDHWNAVMRILRYVKKAPGQGLLYEDKGSMQLSGYCDVDWAGCPMDRRSTSGYCVFIGGNIISWKSKKQTVVARSSAKAEYRSMAMVTCELMWIKQFLQELRFCEELQMKLYCDNQVALHIASNPVFHERTKHIEIDCHFIREKLLSKEIVTEFIGSNDQPADILTKSLRGPKIQTICTKLGAYDLYAPA; encoded by the coding sequence ATggtctatgttgatgatatagtgaTTACAGGGAATGATACTACTAAGATTGTCCAGCTGAAAGAGCACTTATTCAGTCATTTCCATACCAAAGATCTGGGATCTTTGAAGTATTTCCTTGGTATTGAAGTGGCTCAATCAGGAGATGGTATTGTGATTTCTCAGAGGAAGTATGCTCTTGATATTTTAGAAGAAACAGGTATGCAGAACTGTAGACCTGTTGAAAGCCCTATGGATCCTAATTTGAAGCTCATGGCAGATCAGAGTGAAGCTTATCCTGACCCCGAGAGATATAGGAGGCTTGTGGGGAAACTCATTTACCTTACCATTACTAGACCTGATATCTCCTTTGCTGTGGGAGTGGTTGGCCAATTTATGCAGAATCCTCATTTGGACCATTGGAATGCTGTCATGCGTATTCTGAGGTATGTTAAGAAAGCTCCTGGACAAGGGTTGTTGTATGAAGACAAGGGTAGTATGCAACTATCAGGATATTGTGATGTTGATTGGGCTGGATGTCCCATGGATAGGAGATCTACATCAGGTTATTGTGTCTTCATTGGAGGAAATATAATCTCTTGGAAAAGCAAGAAACAAACTGTTGTCGCTCGGTCTAGTGCAAAAGCTGAGTATCGATCTATGGCTATGGTCACATGTGAGCTCATGTGGATCAAACaatttcttcaagaattgaGGTTTTGTGAAGAGTTGCAAATGAAGTTGTATTGTGATAATCAGGTTGCTCTCCATATTGCCTCAAACCCAGTCTTCCATGAGAGGACCAAGCATATAGAGATTGATTGTCATTTCATTCGAGAGAAGCTTCTGTCCAAGGAGATTGTCACTGAGTTCATTGGTTCTAATGATCAGCCAGCGGATATTTTGACTAAGTCCTTAAGAGGACCCAAGATTCAGACTATATGTACCAAGCTTGGtgcatatgatttatatgctccagcttga